TATTGCTGGAGGAATAGGACAAGGTGCTTATGATCCTTTGATACAAAAAGGGTTTAAAGTTATAAGAGGCGCTTCAGGTAAAATAGAACAGTTAGTAAAAGAATATTTAGAAGGAAGCTTAAAGGATAAAAAAGTTATGTGTAATCATCATCATTCTCATGAACATCATGTGTCAATTAAAAAATTTAAATAAAACAACTTTTATTTAGATATTATAAGTCTAAATACCAACGTAGTGTTTAAGTAGTTATTCGTTAGGTGTTAGGCTATATTAAGGTGCTAGGTTATATTCAAGTATAAGTTATAAGTTCTAGAAATAATACTTAGTGCATGTATTTATACTATTACCTAGCACCTAAAAACTATTACCTAATTAAAGAGTGCTATAGGCAAGTTCTGTTTGTGGCTTGGAGAGTGTGTTTTTTTCGTTTACTTGGTTTCCTTTTTTTCTTTTGTACAGAAAAGCCAAATTTACCTATGGACTTTGATGGCATAGGATAATATTCTCCGTGACAATAACTTATTAAGTTAGCTTTTTCATAGTGAATTTTACCGTTAGAATCTATAATATTGTCTTCTACATGAACAGCCAATACTTCAGCTAAGAAAAGGTCATGAGTTCCTAAAGGAGTTATAGACATTACTTTACACTCTAGAGAAATAGGACAATCTTCTAATATGGGCACATCCACATTTTTAGAATTAGAAAGTTTAAGATTGAATTTTTCTATTTTATCTAAATCCCTACCTGAACGTACTCCGCAGAAATCTACTATATTAACCATATCTTTTGAAGGCAAATTAACCACAAATTCTCTCGTTTCTTTTATGTAATCATAGGAAAGTCTTTCAGGTCGTATGGCCACAGTAATCATAGGAGGCTTGGTACAAGCTGTTCCTATCCAACCTACAGTAAAAACATTAATTTTACCTTCTTTATTTTTACAGGTTATTAATACTACTGGTACAGGATTTAACATAGCACTTCCTTTAAAAATTTCTTTAGTCATTTATATGCATACCTTTCTTAATTTAAAATTTTGTACTCATAATATTATAATTCACATATGAGTAAATTTCTATAGGGTAGTAGCATACATTAGTAAATTTAACTATAAATGAATTAAAGAAAACATCTTTAGAATACGATTATAATTAAGTGATTGCTTTCAAATTGTTTTGAAAAGATTCATCTTATAATGTAAAATGAATTTAGTATATGATTAACCCACAAAAATGTACAATGCCGTGGAATTATGAAATTTCTAAAATTAAATTTAAACAGTTCCTTCGCTTCTTATGAAAGTCATTCCAGAGAAATTTCATAATTCAAGTAATGTAATGATTTTTGTGGAATAATCAGTATATAGATTATTATAAGTTAAAATATGGTAAGATATATATGAAATAATTATAATATATTCAACTTTAGCAATTGTGAAATTAAAAGTTAAGGATATAACTTCTTTAGAGTTTTTGATAAAACATGAATTAAAGAAATTTTCCAGAAATTTCAATCTTTATTTAAATTTAAAAACTATATTGGTATTTTCCTATTTATGTAATGTAAAATTTGAAATTTATGTGTGAAAGTTGAGTTATATATAATTAAAATTATTAAGAAAGTGTGGTATGAATGGACTGGTATAATTACACGTGGAATTATGTAGTAAAAACATTGAATAGTGATATTTATTATGGATTGAAGGAAGAACAAATTTTAAAGTCTAGAGAAGAATATGGAGATAATAGGATAGAAAAACCTATAAATAAGAATATTTGGTTATTGATTTTAGAAGAATTGAAGAATGTCTTTTTAATTATTTTTATAGTAAATATTATAATTTTAATTTATAGTAAAAATTATATTTGGGCAACTTTCATAACATTATGTTTTGTGGTGAACATAGGAATAATAGTAAAATTAGAAAAAGATAGATTTAAGGGATTAAATCAAATAGACAAATTAAATACATACAATGTGCAGACTATTAGAAACGGTAAGGATATGATAATCCCAGCACAAGATTTAGTGGTTGGTGATATAGTTTGTTTAAATAAAGGTAACATAGTACCAGCAGATATAAGACTTATTAAGGGAAATAATTTAAAGGTTAAAGAAAATTCTGTAACTGGTGAAAATTATATAATGGACAAGTATGAAACCAAGATTGAAGAAAGGGATATATCTCTTTCTCAAATGAATAATATATTGTTTAGGTCTTCCTATATAGCACAAGGGGAAGGCATTGGTATAGTAGTTACCACTGGAATGAAAACACAAATTGGTAATATAGTACATATGTCATTTAAAGATGAAAATAGGGAAGTACATTTTAAAAAAGATTTGTTTAATAAACTAAACTCAATTACATATATATGGATTGCATTTATGCTGCTAGAATTATTTTTAGGATTTAAAAAGTATACGGATTTAGAAGGGGTAGTTAGCAACTTAGGAAAAAACTTATCCATATATACAGCTAGTCCCATATTGATAGTTTTAGTTATGGCTTATACATATACTATATTTAAATTGAAAAAACAGGGTATGGTTTTAAAAAATATATCTTCTCTTTATGGAATAGGTAATGTAAATATAGTGGCTTTTGAAAAAATGGGAACATTATCTCAAGAGGCCATGGAGTTTAAAAATATATATATAAATGGAGAACTAAAGGAAGTACCTAGCGTTCAGTTTAAATTTGATGAAGATATAGAAAGACTTATTTCCATAGCTGTTTTATGTAGTAGCGGAAAACATTCTGCTCTAAAGGAAATTGAAAGAGAAACATTAGAAGAAGCAGAGCTTATGGAATTTTGTAAAGTTTATAATATATATAAGACTTCTTTAGAAGTTAAATATCCTAAAATTGCAGAAATACCCATGGATCCTATTAGAAAAACTGTAGTTACAATAAATAAAGTAGATGAAAACTTCAGAGCTAATGTAAAAGGATTTTTAGACTATATATTAGAAAGATGTACACATATAAGGTTAAATGGTGTAGAGAGAGAAATAACTAAAGATGATATCGCTAAAATAAAAAATATAAATTTAAAGTTATGTGGAGAATGTTTGAATGTAGTTGCCTTAGCTTCAAGAGCTTTTAGTTATGAACCTAGTTTAAATGAAAATATTGAAAGTAATTTAGTTTTCGAAGGACTTTTAGCTTTTAATAATCCATTAAAGGATGATTATGAAGATATATTAAATTATTATGGAATGAACTGCATAAAACCTATTTTTTTAACAAAAGACAATAAACTTACAGCTTATTCTATAGGTAGAAAAGTTAAGTTAGTGACAAAAGTAGATCAGGTTTTATCAGGAGTAGAGATAAGTTATATGAATGAAGAACAGCTAGAATACAGCATAGGCAAGGTAAGTATATTTTCAAATATAGATGATAAATCTAAAGCAAGAACAGCAGAAATGCTTAAGCAAAAAGGATATAATCTAGCTATGGTTGGAAAAAATCTTAAGGATTTGTCGTATTTAACACACTGCTATGTATCTATGGCTTTGGGGGAAGGATGTAGTAATACTCTAAAAAAATTATGTCATGTATTTGCTGAAAAGTTTAATTTGGAAAGTTGTAAGGTCTTAATAAATAGCAGCAAAAGCTTTAAAAACTTTTTTAATGATGCCATATTATATTTTACTTATATTTTTATTTGTGAAGGGGTCAATATTTCTCTTTTTAATGTGTTAAATATAAATCATGTATTACCTATATATTTTTATTTATATATAAACCTAGTAACAGTGCCTATTATGGGTATAGCTATTTTAAAAGAAGTTAATTCAGAAGAACATAAGTGGAGAGAGGAAGAAAAATTAAATATTTTAAATAAAAATGTTTTAAAAGCTATAATTGGGGGAGCTTTACCAGTGTTAACTTTTAATGTATTACAATATATATCCAGTGATTTCATTGATGATGTTTATTTAGTACTTTTAAATTTTTTAATAGTATTAATGGGGTTACATTTTAAGGAGAAGGAAAGCAAATTATTTAAAAATAAAATATCTAATATTCTATTTTTAGTATGTATTTTACTTCCGTTTTTAACGTTTCTAGTATAATATTACATAGAGGCTGAACTTTCATATGTTTTTATGTATTATATACTAGATAATATTATTTTATAAAGTTAAAAAAGATTACACCTGCCTATATATGTCAACAATATATAGGGAGGTGTATTTTAATTGTATAATAGGCCGCTTATTTATTATCTATTTTTTATGGTAGTAGGTTCTGTTGCATTTTTGATATCATTAAAAAGCAGTATTTTAAGTGTTATTTTTATTTTTTTAATAATTATTCCTTTTTTCTTTACATTAGACTATAAAAAATTCTTTTTTGTGAATATATGCTTTTTAATTTTAGGAATGATTTGTTTTAATTTATATTTTAATGTGCAAGTATCTAAGGAAGAGTGTTTTAGAGTTACAGAGAAAAAAATGGGTGTTTTTACTGCTAACTTTAAAGGAAGAAGAATTTATTTATGTGGTAATACTGGTGGACTAAAAGAGGGAATGAAGGTTTGTGTACAAGGAGATTATGTGAAGAATATAGATTATGAAAAGGGCATAATAGGCCAGTTTTTTATAAAAAATTATTATGTTAAAAAAACAGATATAATATATAAAATGCATGTGTTTAAAGAGAAGATATATAATAAATACATAGAAATATTGGGGAAAGATAAAAGTTCTATAATGATGGCATTATGCTGTGGTGATAGTAAGTACTTGTCCTACGATAAGAAGAAAGATTATGCTAAATTGGGTATAGTGCATGTACTTTGTGTTTCTGGATTTCACATATCCATAGTATATAAGATGCTTGAAAAAATATTTAAAGAAAAGATTGGGGCAGCAGCCACATTTGTATATGTAATTTTTACTGGAATGAAAGCATCAGCACTAAGGGCATATATAATGATAGTTATATGCAAATTTTCTAAGAAATTGTATAAAAAATATGATGCTTTATCAGCTATTTCTCTAGCTGCTATTATATTGATTTCTATAAGACCTTATTATATATTGGACATAGGCTTTAATCTTTCTTTTTTAGCCACTTTTGGAATACTCCTGTATAGTAAAAAAATAATGAGATGCCTATATAAACTTCCTAGTTTTTTAAATGAAATTATAAGTATATCTCTCAGTGCTCAAGTATTTACTTTACCATATATAGCTTTTACTATAAATGATGTAAGCATTAGCTTTCTACTAGGAAATATATTTTTGATGCCTATATATTCTATAGCTATAATATTAGGTAATTTAGCTATGATTTTTGTATATTTTACAAGGTTATTTAATAGTATATGCTATATTTTATATACAGCACTTACTGCAATACAGGGAGGAAATAAAATACTATTAGAATTGTCACCACCACTATTAAAATTAAATGAATATTACGGGGTAGCAATATTAGTGTTTTACTTACATTATTCATTGATAAAAAACTCCATAAAAGAAGAATTTATTAATTAACTCAACTTTCGCACATAAAGCTTAAACTCTACATTAGATTAATAAGGTTTTTAATTTAAAAATTAGAATGTAAAATAGTAGGTGAGAGGTAAAAAGTAAGAAGTAATAGTGAAAAGGTAATAGTTGTTACTTACAAATTAATTATAAAAAACTCTTTGAGTTTTATCCTTAACTCTTACCTATCACTTACCTGCAAATTTTAAATTATAGTTAATTTCTAAAAGAGCTTTATTCTTCATTTTGAATTTTATATGCGAAAGTTCAGTTAATAATTTAACTTTTATAAATAATTTTTAAGCACTACAGTATATAGATGAAAAAAATACAAAAGTAGAAGGATGTTTTAGAAAGTATAATTAACTGGTATAATAGTTGTGTAAATAGTTAAGTTTGGGAGAGATAGGTATGATTTTAAAATTGTTTGAACTAGAAAAAAAGATAAAAGCTAATGACATAAAAGGTGCATACTTGTTTTGCAGTACTGATAGTAAATTAATAAGAGACACCATAAATAGTATAAAGGATAGAGTTTTAGAAAAGAATTTTATGGAGTTCAACTATATAAAGATAGATGGAAGTAAATTGGAAAGTATGGATTCTATAATAAATGCCTGTGAGACATTGCCTTTTATGAGTGATAAAAAATTAATTGAGATTTATAATTTTAAACTTTTAGGAAAGGATAAAGATGAGGGGATTATAAAAGAGCTTAGAGAATATTTAAAGAATATTCCACCTGAATCAATACTTATAATGTATTATTCTCTAGAAACTGAAAGGGAAAAACCATCTAAAAATTTTAATAAGCTTTCAGGTGTAAGTGGCGTTTGTGGATGCAAACTAGATAAATTAAAAGGTATGGAGCTTCAAAAAAGAACAAAAGAAATGTTTGAGAAGAGAGGAAAAAAGATTGAAAGAAGTCATTTGAGTTTCTTTTGTTCTGTGGTAGATAATAATATAAACGTAGTAGAAAATGAAGTGGAGAAATTATGTGCTTATACAGAAGGAAGAGAGATTACTAAAAGAGATATAGAAGAAATACTTCCTCAAAAAGGAGAAAATGATATATTTAATTTAGTAGATTTTCTTTCTAGAAAAAACATTAATAAAGCGATAGATATATTAAACGAACTTATATATAAGGGGGAAGCTATTACAGTAATTTTAAGCATGATAGAAAGACAGTTTAGGCTTCTTTTAAATTTAAAACTAGGTATAAAAGCAGGAAAGACAAAGGAAGAATTAACTAAAGAATTGAGACTTCATCCTTACGTTTGTGAAAATATGATGAAACAAAGTACTAGTTTCAAAGAGCAACAATTAAAAAATATTTTAAATTCTTGTATAGAATCAGAGAAAAAAATAAAAAGCTCATCTGTAGATAATAAAGTAGAGTTGGAACTTTTAATTATGAATACTTTAATAGCATAAAATAAAAGCAAAAATAATAAACCGGTGTGTACACACCGGTTTAATTATTAAGCAGATAATTGAGCTAATTTTGCTGCTAATCTAGATTTCTTTCTTGAAGCTTTGTTCTTATGTAATATACCTTTAGATGTAGCCATATCTAAAGCTTTAGCAGTAGCTGTATATTGAACCTTAGCTTCTTCAAGATTATTTTTTGCTATTGCAGTCTCAAACTTTTTAATTTGGGATTTTAAAGCAGATTTTATCATCTTATTTCTAAGAGTTTTAGTTTCTAATACTTTTATTCTTTTCTTAGCTGATTTAATGTTTGCCATTCCTTTTCACCCCCTTGTATTTTTGTAGGGTTTGCAGCTTTGGGGAAATCTGCATAAGCGATATATATAAATTTATATATATTTAACAAATGATATTATAGCATTAATTATATAGGACTTCAAGAGTAATTTATTGAGGCTTTTATTTAACAAAATGAATTTCTTGGGAAATGTCTACTCATTTAACTATAAGTTAGTAGTGAAAGATTCCAGTTTTATTTATAAAATTGCAATTATATCATTGGAAAAATTAGTTGTGGGATAAAATAAAAGTATTTGTAGAATACTATAAAATAAATAACAGCGTCAAAATGTAGCATACGGTTTTTGAAAAATGGTAAATCAAAAGGAAAGGAGAAAGTTGAGTAGGTTTTATTCAACGGTGGTTACTATGTTTAGTATAAGAACAGATTTAGCAGTAGAAGCTAGAGAAATATATAAGCAGAAAAATAATAAAGATATGCCAGGAGTAGAGGTAAGAGAATATGAAGAAAACAATGTAAAGGTCACAAGAGTTACGGTAGTGGATGAAACTGGTGAGAAGGCCATGGGAAAACCTAAAGGGGACTACATAACTATAGATATGCCAGAGTTTGCACACTATGATGCAGATACAAAAGATTACATAAGTAAGGTACTTGCCAAGGAACTATCAACTTTAGTTAAATTGGATGACAGTATGACAGCTATGGTAGTAGGACTTGGAAATGAAAAAGTAACTCCAGATGCCTTAGGGCCTAAAGTAGTTTCACAATTAATGATAACAAGACATTTAAAGCAACTTGTTCCTAATGAAATAGATGAAGGTATAAGACCTGTTTGTGCAATGGCACCAGGAGTTTTAGGGACTACAGGTATAGAAAGTAGTGAGATAGTAAGGTCTGTGGTGGATAAGGTAAAGCCCAATTTGGTTATATGCATAGATGCACTAGCTTCTAGAAAACTTCAGAGGGTTAATAGTACTATCCAAATAGGAAGCACAGGTATATCACCAGGTTCTGGAGTTGGAAATAGGCGAATGGAGTTAAGTGAGAAAACATTAAATGTTCCAGTAATAGCTATAGGTGTTCCTACAGTAGTTGATGCAGCTACCATGGCAAATGATACCATAGATTTAGTAGTGGATGCATTAATAAATCAATCAGAAACTGGAAGTAAATTTTATAATATGTTAAAAGATTTAAATAAAAATGAAAAACAGAAACTTATACAAGAAGTATTAGATCCATATGTAGGAAACTTAATGGTAACACCAAAAGAAGTAGATATGGTAGTGGAATCTGTAACGAAGATAGTTGCTAATGGAATAAATATAGCATTGCAACCAGCATTAGAGCTAAAAGATATAAATAAGTATTTAGCATAGAGGGTGAATGCTTAACATAATTTATATGTGAGGTATTTTATATTAAAAATATAGTTTTAAAATAATAGATTAAATATTTTCTATAAAAATAATAATTTTAGTAATATATTTTGCTCTCCATTAATATTCTATAAACTAAGAACAGTATAAACAAAGGGGGAGTAAAATTGGATTACAGAAAAGTAAATAAAAAGATAGATTTGAATTTCAATAAAAGATTTAAGCTCATAATGAGTATATCGTGTATTGTAGTAGTAATGATAATTACTTTATTAAGTCCTCAATTAGTAAATGGATATGAGATAGGAGGAGAAAACAAAAAATCTTCTTTTTATGTGAAAGTGTTTAACTATGCTATTCCAACAGCAAAGGTAGTAAATGATGATCTTTTAAATAATTACTCTTTAAAGGAGAGTTTTTTACAGGCTTTAGGCATTAAGAGTCCTAAATCCATATTAAGGAAAGAAATGGCAATTATAGATAAGGATGAAGCAGAAAAAGTAAAGGAAAATAATAATGATAAGAAAGTTGAAGATAAGATGTATGATAAGGATGGGAAGTTAGTCATAGATCCTTTTAAATTAGATGATAAAGAAGTGTATAAAGACGTGCAGGACAATGATGCTACTGGAAAGGATACTATAAGTCCAGCTTATGATAGTAGTCTTAAAAAGACTTTGGATATGAATAAACCAGAAGTACTTATATATCATACTCATACCCATGAAAGTTATAAACCAGGGAATCCTAGTAGCGAAGATCAAAAAGTGAATGTATGTTCAGTGGGAGATGTGCTGGCAAATGAATTAATGCAAAATTACGGTATATGTGTAATACATGATAAAACTATCCATGATACCATTTACCCAAAGTGCTACCAAAAATCTGGTGAAACTTTAGATAGGTATTTAAAGAAATATGGTAACTTTAAATTAATAATAGATATGCATAGAGATTCTGCATCAGATAAGAGGTTAGTTAGTACAAAATTAAATGGAGAAGAAGTAGCAAGATTTATGTTTGTAATAGAAAAGAGCAATCCTTTAGTGAAAAGTAACCTAGCTTTGACAAATAAATTAGTATCCATAAGTGATAAGTTATATCCAAATCTTTTAAGAAAACAG
The DNA window shown above is from Haloimpatiens massiliensis and carries:
- a CDS encoding NifB/NifX family molybdenum-iron cluster-binding protein, whose translation is MKIAMPKLNEELNQHFGKSEKFAIVTTEEKKIVDIKEVSAKALQHNHEGLAEFLESEKVEVVIAGGIGQGAYDPLIQKGFKVIRGASGKIEQLVKEYLEGSLKDKKVMCNHHHSHEHHVSIKKFK
- a CDS encoding flavin reductase family protein → MTKEIFKGSAMLNPVPVVLITCKNKEGKINVFTVGWIGTACTKPPMITVAIRPERLSYDYIKETREFVVNLPSKDMVNIVDFCGVRSGRDLDKIEKFNLKLSNSKNVDVPILEDCPISLECKVMSITPLGTHDLFLAEVLAVHVEDNIIDSNGKIHYEKANLISYCHGEYYPMPSKSIGKFGFSVQKKKRKPSKRKKHTLQATNRTCL
- a CDS encoding cation-transporting P-type ATPase → MDWYNYTWNYVVKTLNSDIYYGLKEEQILKSREEYGDNRIEKPINKNIWLLILEELKNVFLIIFIVNIIILIYSKNYIWATFITLCFVVNIGIIVKLEKDRFKGLNQIDKLNTYNVQTIRNGKDMIIPAQDLVVGDIVCLNKGNIVPADIRLIKGNNLKVKENSVTGENYIMDKYETKIEERDISLSQMNNILFRSSYIAQGEGIGIVVTTGMKTQIGNIVHMSFKDENREVHFKKDLFNKLNSITYIWIAFMLLELFLGFKKYTDLEGVVSNLGKNLSIYTASPILIVLVMAYTYTIFKLKKQGMVLKNISSLYGIGNVNIVAFEKMGTLSQEAMEFKNIYINGELKEVPSVQFKFDEDIERLISIAVLCSSGKHSALKEIERETLEEAELMEFCKVYNIYKTSLEVKYPKIAEIPMDPIRKTVVTINKVDENFRANVKGFLDYILERCTHIRLNGVEREITKDDIAKIKNINLKLCGECLNVVALASRAFSYEPSLNENIESNLVFEGLLAFNNPLKDDYEDILNYYGMNCIKPIFLTKDNKLTAYSIGRKVKLVTKVDQVLSGVEISYMNEEQLEYSIGKVSIFSNIDDKSKARTAEMLKQKGYNLAMVGKNLKDLSYLTHCYVSMALGEGCSNTLKKLCHVFAEKFNLESCKVLINSSKSFKNFFNDAILYFTYIFICEGVNISLFNVLNINHVLPIYFYLYINLVTVPIMGIAILKEVNSEEHKWREEEKLNILNKNVLKAIIGGALPVLTFNVLQYISSDFIDDVYLVLLNFLIVLMGLHFKEKESKLFKNKISNILFLVCILLPFLTFLV
- a CDS encoding ComEC/Rec2 family competence protein, whose protein sequence is MYNRPLIYYLFFMVVGSVAFLISLKSSILSVIFIFLIIIPFFFTLDYKKFFFVNICFLILGMICFNLYFNVQVSKEECFRVTEKKMGVFTANFKGRRIYLCGNTGGLKEGMKVCVQGDYVKNIDYEKGIIGQFFIKNYYVKKTDIIYKMHVFKEKIYNKYIEILGKDKSSIMMALCCGDSKYLSYDKKKDYAKLGIVHVLCVSGFHISIVYKMLEKIFKEKIGAAATFVYVIFTGMKASALRAYIMIVICKFSKKLYKKYDALSAISLAAIILISIRPYYILDIGFNLSFLATFGILLYSKKIMRCLYKLPSFLNEIISISLSAQVFTLPYIAFTINDVSISFLLGNIFLMPIYSIAIILGNLAMIFVYFTRLFNSICYILYTALTAIQGGNKILLELSPPLLKLNEYYGVAILVFYLHYSLIKNSIKEEFIN
- the holA gene encoding DNA polymerase III subunit delta encodes the protein MILKLFELEKKIKANDIKGAYLFCSTDSKLIRDTINSIKDRVLEKNFMEFNYIKIDGSKLESMDSIINACETLPFMSDKKLIEIYNFKLLGKDKDEGIIKELREYLKNIPPESILIMYYSLETEREKPSKNFNKLSGVSGVCGCKLDKLKGMELQKRTKEMFEKRGKKIERSHLSFFCSVVDNNINVVENEVEKLCAYTEGREITKRDIEEILPQKGENDIFNLVDFLSRKNINKAIDILNELIYKGEAITVILSMIERQFRLLLNLKLGIKAGKTKEELTKELRLHPYVCENMMKQSTSFKEQQLKNILNSCIESEKKIKSSSVDNKVELELLIMNTLIA
- the rpsT gene encoding 30S ribosomal protein S20, whose protein sequence is MANIKSAKKRIKVLETKTLRNKMIKSALKSQIKKFETAIAKNNLEEAKVQYTATAKALDMATSKGILHKNKASRKKSRLAAKLAQLSA
- the gpr gene encoding GPR endopeptidase; translated protein: MFSIRTDLAVEAREIYKQKNNKDMPGVEVREYEENNVKVTRVTVVDETGEKAMGKPKGDYITIDMPEFAHYDADTKDYISKVLAKELSTLVKLDDSMTAMVVGLGNEKVTPDALGPKVVSQLMITRHLKQLVPNEIDEGIRPVCAMAPGVLGTTGIESSEIVRSVVDKVKPNLVICIDALASRKLQRVNSTIQIGSTGISPGSGVGNRRMELSEKTLNVPVIAIGVPTVVDAATMANDTIDLVVDALINQSETGSKFYNMLKDLNKNEKQKLIQEVLDPYVGNLMVTPKEVDMVVESVTKIVANGINIALQPALELKDINKYLA
- a CDS encoding stage II sporulation protein P, whose protein sequence is MDYRKVNKKIDLNFNKRFKLIMSISCIVVVMIITLLSPQLVNGYEIGGENKKSSFYVKVFNYAIPTAKVVNDDLLNNYSLKESFLQALGIKSPKSILRKEMAIIDKDEAEKVKENNNDKKVEDKMYDKDGKLVIDPFKLDDKEVYKDVQDNDATGKDTISPAYDSSLKKTLDMNKPEVLIYHTHTHESYKPGNPSSEDQKVNVCSVGDVLANELMQNYGICVIHDKTIHDTIYPKCYQKSGETLDRYLKKYGNFKLIIDMHRDSASDKRLVSTKLNGEEVARFMFVIEKSNPLVKSNLALTNKLVSISDKLYPNLLRKQKIYYYNRGMRHFNQNKSKNSILIEMGSYVNTTDEAKKTAKYIARILAEHLNRKQ